The DNA window CGTTAAAGTGGGATTTCGAAACGGTTTGGACATGGGATGAAGAGAAGAAAGTTCCTGTTCTAAGAGTGTATGAACCTATTGAAGAAGCACCTGTTGAAGAACCACCTATTCTAGAGGAACCGGTGGAACCTGAAGTTCCAACGGATGCTCCAAGTCTAGAATAAGATAGGGGACGATAAGGATTGTTCTAGTCAGTGCGGAGCAAATTTCTCACTGTCAGAACTTTCAATGTACGAATGAATTTTTAGGGAGGTAAAGAATGAAAAAAATAATAGGTACGTTCATCGCTGCTGTTGTAATGAGTCTATGTATTCCATTAATATCCTTTGCAGCAACGACTAATAATGGGGATGGAACTTTTACAACAAGTGGCCAAGATGCCAATCTTGCTAATAAAGTAATGACGATAACTGTTTTTAAAGGGAATGCATTCACATCTGAAAATTTAATGTACATCGATGAATTTACAGCGGACGAAACTGGTAATTACTCGATTACATATGAAACGAAAGAAGCATTAAAAAATGGCTTATCCTTTACGGTTCAAGTAGCTTCAGAAGGTAATTTAATAGAGCAAAAAGTGTTTAAGTTAAATGGATCAACACCAGATCCAGATCCGACTCCATCAGACCCAGATGATAAAGAGGACGATGGAACAAAAGAGGATTCAGGAAAAATTAAAGTAGATGAGAAAGACGTTAATAAACAATTAAGTGATCCTAAAAATACAAAAGTGGAAATTAAAGCTCCAGCTTTAACGGATGCACAACCTAAAGTAAATGTTGAAATGTCTGAGTCAGTCTTGAAATCTATTGCGGCTTCTGGAAGGCCATTTGTAATAAAAGCAGGAGAAATGGAAGTAACCATTCCTTCCCAAGTACTGAAGGAAATTTCGAAGAATTCAGCTGGTAAAATGAATTTTGTAATGAATTTAGTGAAAGATTCAAAAGTTCCTCAAAACGGAACTACATTATCTGAAGTACTTGAATTTACTATTACAGTAGATAAAGATGGAAAAGCATCTAAAGTTTCTACATTCTCTAAGCCTATTGAAATTTCTATTCCAGTGAATGTATCTGCAGTAAAAGATGCAAAAAAAGTGGCAGCATACTACGTAAATAATGGAGTGCTAGAATACGTTAACAGTAAATACGCAAACGGAAAAGTAACATTTAAAACAAATCACTTCTCTCAGTTTGTAGTAGTTGAAAATGACATTACGTTTAAGGATCTAGAGAAAACTTGGGCAAAAGACTATATTGAATCTCTAGCGTCTAAAACGATTATCAAAGGGAAAACAGCAGATCTATTTGCACCAAATGATCAAATCACACGATCTCAATTTGCATTACTTCTGACACGTGCACTAAACCTTCCTAAGAAAGATTACGAAGGAACATTCTCGGATGTCACAGAAAAAATGACTTGGAACGTATTAGAAATTGAAGCTGCAAACCGAGCAGGCATCATTCTAGGCAGTGATGGTAAATTCAATCCAAACGAAAACATTACTCGTCAACAAATGGCAACAATGATTATCCGTGCAATTCAATATAACGACGCATCTGTACTAGAGGGCGTAACAAGTAAAGCATCATTCGCCGACAATGCATCTATCAGCGATTACGCGAAAGAAAATGTTGGTTTAGCAGCTCAATTAGGCATCATTAACGGAAAAGATCAAAATGGTCAACAAATTTTCGCACCAAAAGACAACGCAACACGCGCACAAGCAGGAAAAATGCTTTACAACATGTTAGAAAATCTTTAAACCACCTAGTAACCTGGGAGCAAATTCAAGAACTAACATATAATATTCGACGGTTATGTAGTGAATCATATAGTTTTGAATGATTACAACTTACACACTATGTAAACTCTTTGCCTGCACCCAAAAGCACTTATTCCCTAGAGGAATAAGTGCTTTTTATATTACAAAAATGTTACTGGTGCCTGGCACCAGTAACATTCCTTTTTTAATCTCTTGAAGAATACTCTTCAAGGGATTTTTTTAGTTTAAAGCTAACTCTTTTTCTATCTATTAAACATCTTTATCAACTCTCACACATATGGTGAAGGGAGAGGTGATATTAACGTCCAATACGAGTAAATCTAGTTCATAGTTTCGAAACTTGGAAGGTTGATATCGCCTCATATATTAGAACAGTTTCAGTAAGACTATTAGATAAATAGGAGGCTAGGAAATGAGAGCAAGCAAGAAACTTCGCCAAAAATCGTATCGAGCTGCGTTGGCAACAACGTTGGCAGCTGGATCACTTGTCGCGGCAGCACCAATAAACATGAACGTGGCAGAAGCACAAGAGGTTTTCTTCAAAGATGTAACAGATAGCCAGTATTTCTACGAAAGTGTAAAAGAGTTAACTGCTAGAGGATTTATTAGTGGATATGAAGACGATACATTTAGACCTGCTGAAAATATTACTCGAGGACAGGCTGTGAAAATAATTGCCCTTGCATTAGGGTTAAACACAGAGAACGTAAAAGATCCTGGGTTTAAAGATGTGAGTAAAAGTAATCCTTACTATGCTTATATCGCAGCACTTGTAGATGCAGGAATTATTAAAGGGTATGAAGACGATACATTTAAACCAAACGGGAATCTAACTCGAGCACATATTGCTCAAATGCTAGTAGTAGGTTTTGGGTTAGAGGAAGAGAAACTCTCAAACCTACCATTTAAAGATATTAATAATAAACAATGGTATGCACATTATATCCAAACCTTATTTACAAATAAAATAACAACAGGTAAAACAGCTACTACATTTGAACCAAATGCATTTGTAACACGTGGACAAGCTGCCGCTTTTATTTATAGAACAGAAGCAGCTGTTGAACTACAAAATGTAAAAGTAATAGATATCTCTAAAAACGAATTGACCTTATCTAATGGAAAGTATGCATTGAATCCAAGCTTGCAAGGCATATTTAACGAGTCGAATTTAGCCGTGTTAAAAGGTGCAAAAGTTAAGTACACATTGAAAAATAATGAGATTGTGGACATTAGTTTGATTGAAATTAGAGCAAATGGAACTGCAAATGGTTATCTTGTACTTGATGGGAAAGGTTCTACATTTGCAGGTGAGCTTTCTATAAAAGGTAATTATGTATCGGTTAAAAACCTTACGTTGTCGGTATTAAACATACAATCTGGAGCTACTCATGTAACGTTGGACGCGAAAGTTGGTAAATTAAACATCCAATCGAAGGATGCCAAAGTCTCATTAGGAGCTAATGCAAGAGTGGGAGACCTTATTCTTCCAACAGGAGTAAAAGCGAAAGATATAATCCTAGACTATGAAAAAGTAAAGGGAAATATCGTCAAAATTAATGGCGCAGCAAACCCTGATATAAAACCAGTGACACCACCAGCAAGTAATGGCGGCGGAGGTAGTGGCAGTGGAAATGGAAATAATCCACCTCCAGTTACTGAAGATAAAAACTTTGAATTATCCCTGATGCATTTCAACGATACACATGCCCATTTAGATAATGCTGCGAAACGTGTAACAGCAGTGAACGAAGTACGCGCTAAAAAACCAAACGCATTACTACTAGATGCAGGCGATGTTTTCTCTGGAACATTATACTTTAATGAATTCAAGGGACAAGCAGATTTAGAATTTATGAATCTAATGAAAGTCGATGCAATGACGTTTGGTAATCATGAATTCGATCTTGGTTCATCTCCTGAAGGCCACAAAGCATTAGCAGATTTCATTAAAGCAGCAAATTTCCCGTTTGTATCAGCAAACGTAGACTTCTCAAATGATGCGTTGTTCACTGGATTGTTTAATACCAAAATATCAAACGCTCCAAAAAAAGGTAACATTTATTCAGGTATTGTAAAAGTAGTGAATGGCCAAAGGGTTGGAATTTTTGGTTTAACAACTGCCGATACGAAAGATATCTCTAGTCCTGGAAGCATTACATTCTCTAACTATATTGAAGATGCGAAAAAGATGGTTGCTGAATTTGAAAAAATGGGTGTTAACAAGATCGTTGCTATCACACATATCGGCTATGACGATAATCCAGCAGTTGATAATGACATCGAGTTAGCGAAAGCAGTAAAAGGTATTGACGTAATTGTCGGCGGACATAGTCATACAGCATTGGAAAAACCAGTTTTAATTAAAGCAAATGCTGAGCCAACAATTATCGTGCAATCAGGTCAATATGCTGACAATCTTGGTACGTTAGATATTACGTTTAATAAAAAGGGTGTAGTTGTTGCACATGAAGGCAAGCTAATCAATGTTGCTGGGAAAACGGAAAACCCAGAAGCGGCTGCAATACTTAAAAAATATGCTGATAAAATTGCAGAAATAAAAAATGAAGAAACTGGTGCAACTGCCGTAAATGCATTAGAAAACCCTCGCACTGGTGGGGATAATACAAAACCGAGTGTACGCAAAAATGAAACACCTTTAGGAAACCTGATCACGGATGGCATGCTGGCAAAAGCAAAAGAATATAACAAAGAAGTTGTCATGGCATTCCAAAATGGTGGCGGGATTCGAGAAGCTATTAATCAAGGACCTATTACAGTAGGTGAGGTAATAACTGTTCTACCTTTTGGAAATACATTAGC is part of the Psychrobacillus sp. FSL H8-0483 genome and encodes:
- a CDS encoding S-layer homology domain-containing protein, which encodes MKKIIGTFIAAVVMSLCIPLISFAATTNNGDGTFTTSGQDANLANKVMTITVFKGNAFTSENLMYIDEFTADETGNYSITYETKEALKNGLSFTVQVASEGNLIEQKVFKLNGSTPDPDPTPSDPDDKEDDGTKEDSGKIKVDEKDVNKQLSDPKNTKVEIKAPALTDAQPKVNVEMSESVLKSIAASGRPFVIKAGEMEVTIPSQVLKEISKNSAGKMNFVMNLVKDSKVPQNGTTLSEVLEFTITVDKDGKASKVSTFSKPIEISIPVNVSAVKDAKKVAAYYVNNGVLEYVNSKYANGKVTFKTNHFSQFVVVENDITFKDLEKTWAKDYIESLASKTIIKGKTADLFAPNDQITRSQFALLLTRALNLPKKDYEGTFSDVTEKMTWNVLEIEAANRAGIILGSDGKFNPNENITRQQMATMIIRAIQYNDASVLEGVTSKASFADNASISDYAKENVGLAAQLGIINGKDQNGQQIFAPKDNATRAQAGKMLYNMLENL
- a CDS encoding 5'-nucleotidase C-terminal domain-containing protein — encoded protein: MRASKKLRQKSYRAALATTLAAGSLVAAAPINMNVAEAQEVFFKDVTDSQYFYESVKELTARGFISGYEDDTFRPAENITRGQAVKIIALALGLNTENVKDPGFKDVSKSNPYYAYIAALVDAGIIKGYEDDTFKPNGNLTRAHIAQMLVVGFGLEEEKLSNLPFKDINNKQWYAHYIQTLFTNKITTGKTATTFEPNAFVTRGQAAAFIYRTEAAVELQNVKVIDISKNELTLSNGKYALNPSLQGIFNESNLAVLKGAKVKYTLKNNEIVDISLIEIRANGTANGYLVLDGKGSTFAGELSIKGNYVSVKNLTLSVLNIQSGATHVTLDAKVGKLNIQSKDAKVSLGANARVGDLILPTGVKAKDIILDYEKVKGNIVKINGAANPDIKPVTPPASNGGGGSGSGNGNNPPPVTEDKNFELSLMHFNDTHAHLDNAAKRVTAVNEVRAKKPNALLLDAGDVFSGTLYFNEFKGQADLEFMNLMKVDAMTFGNHEFDLGSSPEGHKALADFIKAANFPFVSANVDFSNDALFTGLFNTKISNAPKKGNIYSGIVKVVNGQRVGIFGLTTADTKDISSPGSITFSNYIEDAKKMVAEFEKMGVNKIVAITHIGYDDNPAVDNDIELAKAVKGIDVIVGGHSHTALEKPVLIKANAEPTIIVQSGQYADNLGTLDITFNKKGVVVAHEGKLINVAGKTENPEAAAILKKYADKIAEIKNEETGATAVNALENPRTGGDNTKPSVRKNETPLGNLITDGMLAKAKEYNKEVVMAFQNGGGIREAINQGPITVGEVITVLPFGNTLATMKLTGAEIKAAFEISFKELPRENGGFLHVSGAKVEFDSSKPSGERVVSIAYKNAEGNYIAIQDTEKYTIATNAFTAKGGDGYDVLKKAYEEGRVTDLGLSDWENLRDHVVSLGNVDPKVEGRIVDVKDEPIPEEFELSLMHFNDTHAHLDNAAKRVTAVNKVRAAKPNALLLDAGDVFSGTLYFNEFKGQADLEFMNLMKVDAMTFGNHEFDLGSSEEGHKALTDFIKAANFPFVSANVDFSNDALFTGLFNTKVSTTPEKANIYSGIVKEVDGEKVGIFGLTTAETKDISSPGSITFSNYIEDAKRMVAEFEAMGVNKIVAITHIGYDDNPAVDNDIELAKAVEGIDVIVGGHSHTTLAEPVLIGVNDEPTIIVQTGQYADNLGTLDVTFDNNGVVVEHAGKLIKIADQTADPEAAALLKKYSDKIAEISNEESGAIAVKAIENPRAENNSVRRNETPLGNLITDGMLKKAKVYNKNVIMAFQNGGGIRSSINQGPITIGEIITVLPFGNTLATMDLTGAEIKEAFEISFKELPGENGGFLHVAGAKVKFDSSKPVGQRVVSIAYKNADNIYTPILDDATYTIATNAFTAKGGDGYTVLKKAYEEGRVTDLGLSDWENLREHLVSLGNVDPIVEGRIVDVVGELPGGDVPATDFSGTPEKLKIYNGDVTVDVQDVSFLGNVIIKGNLIIVGTSTANISLGNMIVEGDLDLSGHEGNVYGLEDIEVYGETIF